A genomic window from Pyricularia oryzae 70-15 chromosome 7, whole genome shotgun sequence includes:
- a CDS encoding FAD binding domain-containing protein, translating into MKNLISLVCGLALFQILVAGASISDPFSQLLTTRQQVDAEQVRRELGSRLSKGTLIFGPDDENYGNATARFSNFSAPQIQVVVMPDQESDIPAIVRYCNRNSIPFLAINRGHGWTKTLGTFNGVQINMARLRNITIKPDGKSALMQGGTYVGQVVDYLWDRGHVATTGSCDCVGMLGPTLGGGHGRQEGLYGMVIDNIIKLNVVLANGAAVTVSKDRHPDLFWAMRGAGHNFGIVTSFELKIYPRGPDMWHYHNYVWRGDKLEEVFEALNKFHGNGSTPVDMAANFGFFAMDGTITETEPIMSWTFAYRGSEQDAEQHLAPFNAIESARSEWGDVPLTQISAAQGTGLSSVFCQHGLGDRLQASAGLQVYNLTAERAIFDAFAARVVSAPVLAAGMAIIHEGYATAAVAARPDDESAFPFRSDHHLMLASLLVDGDAVGAEVREAGWEWVREVTDMWNEGQPGRKEHVYVNYANGSEPLEQLYGHEPWRLQRLRDMKAVYDPHNRFRYYNPIVVG; encoded by the exons ATGAAGAATCTCATTTCGCTCGTTTGTGGTCTGGCACTATTCCAGATCCTCGTGGCTGGTGCCAGCATCTCTGACCCCTTTTCCCAACTCTTGACCACGCGCCAGCAGGTAGACGCGGAACAGGTCCGTCGGGAACTTGGTTCTCGTCTTTCCAAAGGCACACTCATCTTTGGGCCAGATGATGAAAATTATGGCAACGCCACGGCTCGGTTCAGCAACTTTTCCGCGCCTCAGATccaggtggtggtgatgccaGACCAGGAGTCGGACATACCTGCCATT GTCCGATACTGCAACCGCAACAGCATCCCATTCCTCGCCATCAACCGCGGACATGGATGGACCAAAACCCTCGGCACCTTCAACGGCGTGCAGATCAACATGGCCCGTCTACGAAACATCACCATCAAACCCGATGGCAAATCCGCCTTGATGCAGGGTGGGACCTACGTCGGCCAGGTCGTGGACTACCTCTGGGACCGCGGCCACGTCGCCACCACGGGCTCCTGCGACTGCGTCGGCATGCTGGGCCCGACGCTGGGCGGCGGCCACGGGCGTCAGGAAGGTCTTTATGGCATGGTCATTGACAACATCATCAAGCTCAACGTGGTTCTTGCCAACGGTGCCGCAGTCACGGTCAGCAAGGACAGGCACCCGGATTTGTTCTGGGCCATGAGGGGCGCGGGCCACAACTTTGGCATCGTCACCAGCTTCGAGCTCAAGATCTACCCGCGCGGGCCAGACATGTGGCACTACCACAACTACGTCTGGAGGGGCGACAAGCTCGAGGAGGTGTTTGAGGCGCTGAACAAGTTCCACGGCAACGGCAGCACGCCGGTCGACATGGCCGCCAACTTTGGCTTCTTCGCCATGGACGGCACCATCACCGAGACCGAGCCCATCATGTCGTGGACCTTTGCCTACCGCGGGAGCGAGCAGGACGCCGAGCAGCACCTGGCGCCCTTCAACGCCATTGAATCCGCCCGCAGCGAGTGGGGCGACGTGCCGCTGACGCAGATCTCGGCCGCGCAGGGCACCGGCCTGTCGAGCGTCTTTTGCCAGCACGGCCTGGGCGACCGGCTGCAGGCCTCGGCCGGGCTGCAGGTGTACAACCTGACGGCGGAGCGCGCCATCTTTGACGCGTTTGCCGCCCGCGTCGTCAGCGCTCCGGTCCTGGCCGCGGGCATGGCCATCATACACGAGGGCtacgcgacggcggcggtcgCGGCGCGGCCCGACGACGAGTCGGCCTTTCCGTTCCGTAGCGACCACCACCTGATGCTGGCGAGTCTTCTCGTCGACGGCGATGCTGTCGGCGCCGAGGTGAGAGAGGCCGGGTGGGAGTGGGTGAGGGAGGTGACGGACATGTGGAACGAGGGCCAGCCGGGGAGGAAGGAGCACGTCTATGTCAACTACGCCAACGGGTCCGAACCGCTCGAGCAGCTCTATGGGCATGAGCCGTGGCGCTTGCAGAGGCTGAGGGACATGAAGGCCGTGTATGATCCGCACAACCGCTTTCGTTACTACAACCCCATTGTTGTGGGGTAA
- a CDS encoding 2-deoxy-D-gluconate 3-dehydrogenase — MAANFFSLKDHTALITGGTRGIGAAVAIGLAEAGADVLLVQRDESSTTTRDAILALGRKSQIYVADLSSPESVAALTPKVLADGHQVRILVNCGGIQRRHKCEVFPDSDFNEVMQVNLGAVFTLTRDVGAHMLSLEPHPVTGRRGSVVNYASLLSFQGGLTVPAYAASKGAVAQLTKSFANEWTSRGVTVNAIAPGYIATDMNEALLKDEERLASISARIPAGRWGDPEDFKGTTVYLASKASGYVSGHVLVVDGGWMGR; from the exons ATGGCGGCCAACTTCTTTTCTCTCAAAGACCACACTGCCCTGATTACAGGAGGCACCCGGGGTATCGGAGCTGCTGTAGCCATTGGTCTGGCCGAGGCCGGTGCCGATGTGCTACTTGTTCAG agaGACGAGTCCTCCACCACAACCCGGGACGCCATCCTCGCCCTGGGCCGCAAGTCCCAAATCTACGTGGCGGACCTCTCGTCCCCCGAGAGCGTGGCGGCGCTGACGCCCAAGGTGCTCGCCGACGGGCACCAGGTCCGCATCCTGGTAAACTGCGGCGGGATCCAGCGCCGGCACAAGTGCGAGGTGTTCCCCGACTCGGACTTCAACGAGGTGATGCAGGTGAACCTCGGGGCGGTGTTTACGCTGACGCGCGACGTGGGCGCGCACATGCTCTCGCTGGAGCCGCACCCCGTCACGGGCCGCAGGGGCTCCGTCGTCAACTATGCCAGCCTGCTCTCGTTCCAGGGCGGGCTGACGGTGCCGGCCTACGCGGCGAGCAAGGGCGCCGTCGCGCAGCTGACCAAGTCGTTTGCCAACGAGTGGACCAGCCGCGGCGTCACCGTCAACGCCATCGCGCCGGGGTACATCGCCACGGACATGAACGAGGCCCTGCTCAAGGACGAGGAGAGGCTGGCGAGCATCTCGGCCAGGATCCCCGCGGGCAGGTGGGGCGACCCCGAGGATTTCAAGGGCACCACCGTCTACCTGGCCAGCAAGGCGAGCGGCTATGTCAGCGGGCATGTGCTTGTTGTTGATGGTGGCTGGATGGGCAGGTAG
- a CDS encoding xylosidase/arabinosidase: protein MAPLITNLYTADPSAHVFNDKIYIYPSHDRETDVKFNDNGDQYDMADYHVFSTDSIDPAGPVVDHGLALRAEDIPWVSKQLWAPDAATRDGKYYLYFPARDKQGIFRIGVAVSDKPEGPFTADPEPIKGSFSIDPAVFVDDDANQEAYMYFGGLWGGQLQCYQKGNDVFDASLQGPQEPSGEGVYALGPKVARLTRDMHQFDEEVREIDILAPETGERILADDHDRRFFEAAWMHKYNGKYYFSYSTGDTHYLCYAVGDSPYGPFTYGGRILEPVLGWTTHHSIVEFRGKWYLFHHDCELSGGIDHLRSVKVCEIFYDKEGNMSTQKPAE, encoded by the coding sequence ATGGCCCCCTTGATAACCAACCTCTACACGGCGGACCCGTCGGCCCACGTCTTCAACGACAAGATCTACATCTACCCGTCGCACGACCGCGAGACCGACGTCAAGTTCAACGACAATGGCGACCAGTACGACATGGCCGACTACCACGTCTTCTCCACTGACAGCATCGACCCGGCCGGGCCCGTCGTGGACcacggcctggccctgcgcgcCGAGGACATCCCCTGGGTGTCCAAGCAGCTGTGGGCCCCCGACGCCGCCACGCGCGACGGCAAGTACTACCTCTACTTCCCGGCCCGCGACAAGCAGGGCATCTTCCGCATCGGCGTCGCCGTgtccgacaagcccgagggGCCCTTCACGGCGGACCCGGAACCCATCAAGGGCTCCTTCAGCATCGACCCGGCCGTCTttgtcgacgacgacgccaacCAAGAGGCGTACATGTACTTTGGCGGGCTGTGGGGCGGCCAGCTGCAGTGCTACCAAAAGGGCAACGACGTGTTTGACGCCTCGCTCCAGGGGCCCCAAGAACCCTCGGGCGAGGGCGTGTACGCGCTGGGGCCAAAGGTGGCCCGCCTGACGCGCGACATGCACCAGTTCGACGAGGAGGTGCGCGAGATCGACATCCTGGCGCCCGAGACGGGCGAGCGCATCCTGGCCGACGACCACGACAGGCGCTTCTTCGAGGCCGCCTGGATGCACAAGTACAACGGCAAGTACTACTTTTCCTACTCCACCGGCGACACCCACTACCTGTGCTACGCCGTCGGCGACTCGCCCTACGGCCCGTTTACGTACGGCGGGAGGATTCTCGAACCCGTCCTGGGCTGGACCACGCACCACTCCATCGTCGAGTTCAGGGGCAAGTGGTACCTGTTCCACCACGACTGTGAGCTCAGCGGAGGGATTGATCATCTGCGTTCAGTCAAGGTGTGCGAGATCTTTTATGACAAGGAGGGCAACATGTCGACGCAGAAGCCGGCAGAGTAA